A window from Candidatus Methylomirabilota bacterium encodes these proteins:
- a CDS encoding molybdopterin cofactor-binding domain-containing protein, with product IYKDGTPIAYDPADFPGSFDRALSVLGYDEWRKRQKTHANGTHRLGIGVSCYAQGSGLGPYEGATVRVDPSGKVYVLIGVTAQGQGHATTLAQIAAAELGANFEDVHVMAGDTTQFPFGMGTGGSRVMANSGPAVAQTAREVKQKAQRVAAELLEAAPEDIRIERGEAFVIGSPSRSVTLARLALAAVKSKALKPTPQTPMAEPGLNACTYFYPATVTWAFGTQAAVVDVDVESCRARLLAYAVVHDPGRAINPAIVEGQLQGGAVQGIAAGLLEELVYDEGGQLLTGSFMDYCIPKCDDVPEIPVALTEHRSVINPLGVKGVGESGAIPGAAAIVNAVEDALAEFGVVLREAPATPTRIWQAMQEARRRA from the coding sequence ATCTACAAGGACGGCACGCCGATCGCGTACGACCCGGCCGACTTCCCCGGCTCCTTCGATCGCGCGCTCTCCGTGCTGGGCTACGACGAGTGGCGCAAGCGCCAGAAGACGCACGCGAACGGCACGCACCGCCTCGGCATCGGCGTCTCCTGCTACGCGCAGGGCTCGGGCTTGGGCCCCTACGAAGGCGCCACCGTCCGCGTGGACCCGAGCGGCAAGGTCTACGTCCTCATCGGCGTGACGGCGCAGGGGCAAGGGCACGCGACGACGCTGGCGCAGATCGCGGCGGCGGAGCTGGGCGCCAACTTCGAGGACGTGCACGTCATGGCGGGCGACACGACCCAGTTCCCTTTCGGCATGGGCACGGGCGGCAGTCGCGTCATGGCCAACAGCGGCCCCGCCGTCGCCCAGACCGCGCGCGAGGTGAAGCAGAAGGCCCAGCGCGTCGCGGCCGAGCTGCTCGAGGCCGCGCCCGAGGACATCCGCATCGAGCGCGGTGAGGCCTTCGTCATCGGCTCGCCAAGCAGGAGCGTGACGCTCGCGCGACTCGCGCTGGCCGCCGTGAAATCCAAGGCGCTGAAGCCCACACCTCAAACTCCAATGGCCGAGCCGGGGCTGAACGCCTGCACCTACTTCTATCCCGCCACGGTGACGTGGGCCTTCGGCACCCAGGCCGCCGTCGTGGACGTGGACGTCGAGTCCTGTCGCGCGCGCCTCTTGGCCTACGCCGTGGTCCACGACCCGGGGCGCGCGATCAATCCGGCCATCGTCGAGGGCCAGCTTCAGGGCGGCGCCGTCCAGGGCATCGCCGCGGGGCTCCTGGAAGAGCTGGTCTACGACGAGGGCGGACAACTGCTGACGGGCTCCTTCATGGACTACTGCATCCCCAAGTGCGACGACGTGCCGGAGATCCCGGTGGCGCTCACCGAGCACCGCTCGGTCATCAACCCGCTCGGCGTCAAGGGCGTGGGCGAGAGCGGCGCCATCCCGGGCGCGGCCGCCATCGTCAACGCCGTCGAAGACGCGCTCGCCGAGTTCGGCGTCGTCCTCCGCGAGGCGCCCGCCACACCCACGCGCATCTGGCAGGCGATGCAGGAAGCCCGCCGCCGCGCATGA